The sequence CCCACGGGTTGGCGGCAACCTGCTTCATGCCCAGCGAGATGCGGCGACGCTCTTCGTCGACGTCCAGCACCATCACTTCGACTTCGTCACCCACCTGCACAACCTTGGACGGGTTGACGTTCTTGTTGGTCCAGTCCATCTCGGACACGTGCACCAGGCCTTCGACGCCCGGCTCGATCTCGACGAACGCGCCATAATCGGTGACGTTGGAGACCTTGCCGAACACGCGGCTGTTGGCCGGGTAACGACGGGCGATGTTGTCCCACGGATCCTCGCCCAGCTGCTTCAGGCCCAGCGAGACGCGGTTGCGCTCACGGTCGAACTTCAGCACGCGCACGTCCAGCTCGTCGCCGACGTTGACGACTTCGGACGGATGGCGCACGCGCTTCCACGCCATGTCGGTGATGTGCAGCAGGCCATCGATGCCACCCAGGTCCACGAACGCGCCGTAATCGGTCAGGTTCTTGACGACACCCTTCAGGATGGCGCCCTCGACCAGCTTGTCCATCAGCTGCTCGCGCTCTTCCGAGTGCTCGCTCTCGACGACAGCGCGGCGCGAGACCACGACGTTGTTGCGCTTGCGGTCCAGCTTGATGAGCTTGAACTCCAGCTCCTTGCCTTCCAGGTAGGCCGGGTCGCGCACCGGGCGCACATCGACCAGCGAACCCGGCAGGAACGCCCGGACATCCTTGATGTCGACGGTGAAACCACCCTTGACCTTGCCGCTGATGCGGCCGGTGATGGTTTCGTTCTTTTCCAACGCTTCTTCCAGCTCGTCCCACACCATCGCGCGCTTGGCCTTCTCGCGCGACAGGACGGTTTCGCCGAAACCGTTCTCGATCGAGTCAAGGGCGACCTTGACCTGGTCGCCTTCGGCGACGTCGATCTCGCCAGCGTCGTTACGGAACTGTTCGATCGGCACGATGCCTTCGGACTTCAGGCCGGCGTTGATGACGACGACGTCGCCGCGGACTTCCACGACGGTGCCGACGACGATGGCGCCGGGCTTCAGCTTGGCCAGGTTGGCTTGGCTGGCTTCAAACAGTTCGGCAAAAGATTCGGTCATTAGATTTACTCTGTTGAACACATGGGTCGGTCGCTCCCTCGTGGAATGCGTACCGCCCGCCTGTTGGTCGACCCCGGTAAAGCAGGTCGTGTGTGGATTGGAAAAATCCGCCACGCATCATTGCGCGACGGAGCCTTTGTTGCCTT is a genomic window of Stenotrophomonas sp. Marseille-Q4652 containing:
- the rpsA gene encoding 30S ribosomal protein S1, whose amino-acid sequence is MTESFAELFEASQANLAKLKPGAIVVGTVVEVRGDVVVINAGLKSEGIVPIEQFRNDAGEIDVAEGDQVKVALDSIENGFGETVLSREKAKRAMVWDELEEALEKNETITGRISGKVKGGFTVDIKDVRAFLPGSLVDVRPVRDPAYLEGKELEFKLIKLDRKRNNVVVSRRAVVESEHSEEREQLMDKLVEGAILKGVVKNLTDYGAFVDLGGIDGLLHITDMAWKRVRHPSEVVNVGDELDVRVLKFDRERNRVSLGLKQLGEDPWDNIARRYPANSRVFGKVSNVTDYGAFVEIEPGVEGLVHVSEMDWTNKNVNPSKVVQVGDEVEVMVLDVDEERRRISLGMKQVAANPWETFAAIHKKGDKVSGQIKSITDFGIFIGLDGGIDGLVHLSDISWNTTGEDVVRNFKKGDTLDAVVLAVDPERERISLGVKQLEQDPFGQYMAANPKGTKVEGTVKEVDAKGAVIELADGIEGYVAARDIAYERVDDASQHLKVGDKIEAKFVGMDRKGRTLQLSIKAKDEAETAEALAEFNKTSTEAATGTTSLGALLRAQLNGNKSE